In Nymphalis io chromosome 13, ilAglIoxx1.1, whole genome shotgun sequence, the genomic stretch TAATGTCCTGCACGCTACGTCCAGTGCACAGCCATGCTGAACTACAGTTGAATACTAATTATTTGACGTCAAAATTATAGCTGAGCAAGATCTAATGATTTTGATTTCTTTTACGGTTTTTGGTATCAATTTAGAAGACAAGATTGCACAAGACAGTTGTATCCacatttattgatatttgtaaTTCTATGTTAACTTAGGTATATCAACTATGAAGTTTCAAAAGAAGTCATACAAATACCtacaacaattacaattatgTTAGATTTCTTCTAGACAATCACtggacaaaacaatttatattagaattACAAGTTTTAAAACTATCTTCTTTAATTGGAATATAGTCTAAACACagaaataagaaaatgtaaaaaagattcagtacttaataataaataagtgccTACTTCTGTagtattgaaattgaaatcaaTTAAGACAGacaaaaaagtcaacattttatttacatatttgttttatttagacATACACAACTCGTATATCTCCAGAAGTTTTGTTCATGTCCGATCACTTACGCTAATTTCATCCCTATTCATCGGAAGAAACAACtagtttgtataaaatacatgatTCTATTTTCTTGTTCGattaccaaaattaaaaattacaaaaaatctaCAACATTTTCTGCAATGAGATCCAGAACAATCATCGCTGAGTGGAGGGCGGCTGCtcacacgcacgcacgcacacacacacgcacgcacgcacgcacgcacacacgGACCCGGCGCGCCGTCGGAGACCGTAACTCTAACTTTAAGCTCTGTATAATTATTACTCTAAGAATCAGTTCAAAAGGTAAGATTTCGATACTATAATGTCAAAATTGAATCTAATCAGCAATAATACTCAAGTTAATCTATTAAtccatactatattatattaatttaatgcaaCGACCGCTCCGGATGCGGTCACGTCACATACGACGTACTTTTTATCCttaaaaattttcttaaaaagatttcttaaatattaattatgtggAATGGAATGTCGCGTCCccggcgcggcggcggcggcggctgcGGCGGCTGCGGCGCGGGGGACGCGCACGACCGATCACTTAATCTGAAACAAGTCAAGTGTTACTCCCTCGCCGACCAACGCATGTGTGAAGCGCGACTGagctaaattaaatgttatatatatttatttattcatattttacattttaacaaGATCTTAAAGTATGTTGATATCTGTCGAATGTTGGAAATAAATATGACTGGAGGAAACACCGCGCCGACCCCTAGTGAATAGGGTGAATATTGAGGGAATTTATTATGTAGCGTCACTAGCACTCTTCCAATGATTGATATGTCAACCCGCATGCAAAGACTAGAggcgaatttaaaaaaatgagcgCATACAATATTAATGCAACATATTCACCTTACTATTGGACTGAGATGACTATCGGCAGGTACTGGTTTGTGTTTAGTAGGGCTGGTGCCTCTGGTTGGCGCGACCGCCGCCGCCCCCGCGCTGCTTGCCGCCTTGATAGCCTGCTGCAAGATGTAACGATAAGGAAACTTCGAAAAGCATAGCACCACCAATAAGTCAACTTAACGATGGAATAAAACAGGTTCGGCGGCGCGTTTGTCATGCCAGTTATTAAATAGCGGTACACTCACGAGTAACGGTATAACCACAATGACAGTGCATTGTGTTTTATACTCAGTAAAAATTCGCTACGTTAAGACTCAAATGTATAAAACTGCTGACTGAAGTTTCAAATTGTCTTATTTGTCAGCTTTATTCAAATTcaggaataaatttaattgaataattcaattaaaatatgttaaatttattaacatactcAAATAAGTTaggtaaaaactattttaaattgatttatactGTGAGTGTAATTTCCTTTCTAGTTAGGTTGAAGCAAATAAGCAACTTTTTTACAAATAGtgcctaaaatataaatttaaagaaagatACTAGATAATAAAggctacaatattataattcaactacactataataaaagttttaagctTAGCTTTAAGCTTATAACAAAAAGCGGTGAGATTTTAGTCCCCAGGagctttttaattttgacaaaaattcataatattaaaatgcattACTATTGAACACGCTCATTAAATACATTCggcaaataaattttaatatttaaattaaatcttgacTATTGAAAGAAATTGGATCTACATCGGAAGCCAAAGTGAAAGAGGCAGTGCAATAATAAATAGACACAAGAGATGTAACATCTTAGGTCACACTGGTGCCGGCACATTGGTAATGTCAGGAATTTATTTAAGGTCACTAGCATAATCAATGTTAACGGcagaggtgaccacttaccatcagatcgGCCCTCCGCTTGTCTGCCTTCTGTTtcttccataaaaaaaaaagaaaaaaatgttattacatttctATTCATTTAGACAACAAAAAAACAAGATTTGTTAGATATCAAAAGACATGAAAAATTAACActtcaaattgaaaataaaatgttattcacattttagtatataaacaattaatgtttttttatcaaaaatttataatttatctacataaagaaattatttagtAATCTCACTAATaagatcaattttaaataataatgttaataaataataatataaaaaagaaatgtcaaAATATCCAATATTTATTGGATATTTTGACATTGCCTTGAAATGAACAAATATCACTTAAGGACTTGGTCATATAATTCTTACATCTATtagaattcattaaaaatatataataagctgaAATAATTTTTCAGTTACATTCACCCATGCAATATTATGTCAACACTAATTTGAGATTAATGTaaacgattaaaatattaaacgactGAGATGCAAATTAAACGTTTTGTAACATTTAACTAACAAACTACGATCCAAAaaactatacaatatattaGTAATACGATAGGTAATTGCAGCGGGGCCAAAACGATCGTGACAACACTACAAGAACACATAGGGTCACACTCTCAAGCTAAGTCTACACAGTCGGCGGTACGAGAGTGTGACCGGCGGCGGTTGCTAAGGGTTAGGGTTGGGTGAGGACGGCAGTACCTTTCCCGCGTGGAGCCGCGCGCGCGCCGTAGCCGCCCTCGTACCCTCCGTACCCGCCATAGTCTGCCCGCAACATAAAGACATTAGTCTCCAGCAGAGTGCGTTATCTCCACGCACCACTTTTCGTTCTATATGGGCTTGTGTATTCGTTTTCAGAGTATTTACGAATAATCATTTCTCGTATGAGTCATGTTTTATCTTAATGTAGAGATGAGTTATATATAACTACTTTAAATAACTCACgacgtatttaataattacatgaaCTATTACTTAAACAAGTTATTATATGAGTACCACGAGATTTGCGTTTAACTTATTGTTTCAAGTAAAAGTTGTTGCGACATGAATATGACATTTACTTTTTCACTATTAACTTGTCCAGTATAACTTTTTATCTCTTAACTAAATGTAAGTTTATCAGTTAACTTCAAGAgcactaaattatttaaaagaataatataaaatattattaatttgactaatttattttatttgattaattctaaaaataattattattctaaaatcgATGCTCACGCCGCGAATGTCGAGACAGTCGAGGGAAGTGTCGTGGACAGCTGCGAGCATGCGTGTTAGTTGCGGGGCGCGGGGGGAGCGGGAGCGGGCGGGGTATATATGGAAACACATTGATTTTTTGGTAACAGTGCTTTATTCAAAAGCTTCATCATATCTTTATCACTTTCACAATGTCTCTCCATATATTACCCCAATTACCCAAATGTAGCATGTGGCGAGAGCGttaataggtaaataaaaataccaaaacaaataaaactcgGGCGACATTGCTACATATGTCAAAAGTGGTATTACAAATGAACACTTATAAAACGTAAGGCGGTAACATATATGTACAAACATAGTACCTAGTGAAACAATGATAAAGAGTGATCGATAGCTGCGTGGGCACTCGCTACTGCCGCTGACATACACGCGGGCGGCTCGCAACAGTGATGCAAATTAGTGGAAATAAACTAAAGAATGCAAATTAAAATGATCTTTCGAAATGTTATAACtatgaaatgattttattttaagattacaCAGGAGCAAGTTTCCTAACTACGATCGTTATCAGAATAAACTGTCGCCCCGACGACATTCACTACACATTATCTCGATAGAATATCAATGTAAATACGCagttataatagaaaaataaatattttctacgcACTAAGACATACACCTAAGGTTCACGCGACTCGATATCTCCTTATCGATCGAATTATACATCAGCGAGGAGGTATCTCAAGGACGGAGGGCGGCCCCACTACGCTAACCTAGCGCGGCGGGCGAACCGCGACACGCCGCTCGCCCGCCACCTTACTCTACGTTTACATTCTAGGATCAGGTAACATCAGTCGAGGTAATGTGTCGGAGAGCAGGCCGGCCCAGCCGGCTCACTAGTGCTGCTTGCCGCGTTTACCGTAATTGGGGTATCCGGAGTAATCGTATCCACCGTAGCCCCCGTAGCCGTCGTAGCCGTATCCACCATAGCCGTAACCGTCGTATCCGCCGCCGTATCCTCCCTGGCCGTAGCCATAGCCGCCATAGCCCTGGTTGCCCCAGGCCCCTTGGCCACCGTAGCCACCACGGCCCCCACGCCCGCCACGAGCACCCCTTCCGCCTCGGCCGCCACGCCCTCCCATTCCCCCGGGTCCGTCTGGTTTCGGTGTCGCCCTCTTAACGTCAACCTAAACacggaaataaaaattaaattaaatgactttaaatttcaaatacatcacttgattatattgtataaagaaCTCAACGAACCTCCTTGCCTCCAATAGTTTGTTTGGGAGTCTTCAGAAGTTCATTGACCACCTGCTCAGACTCAAATGTGATAAAACAGAAACCTTTCCTTTGGTTCTTTGTTTTATCAAAAGGCATCTCCACATCTATaacctgaaaaaaatatatatataaatgtttcggGTTAAGACTTATTATTTTCAAGAATCTAAAATGTTATCAGGGGCCCGGTTTTATCTTCACATACAATCTAGATATCATTTAATCTCACCAAATCCGGAGttttcatcatttattttactCATTACATTCTTAATTTAATCTTTACATCCTAAATAACACTTACTGTTCCAAAGTTATTGAAGAAGCTTTTAATTTCCTCATCAGAAATTTCACTGCTGAGACCTCCAACGAATATTTTGCCATGCCTCGCCTTTGCCTTCTTAGGGTCTACTTTCTTATTGTTAATAGTGTGATCCCCGGCAGCCATCACTTTATCAATAGAATCTGGAGCCTTGAATACGATAAAAGCGAAGCCTCGTGATCTGCCAGTGTTTGGGTCTGTCTTGACATTGATACTTTCAATCTCTCCATAAGCACTGAAGTGATCACGTAATTCCTCTGAAAGAGACAGTACCAAATGAGATATCTAAAGCTAATTTCTCACGAGAATAATATTTCAGATATTTTGTCAGGATTGTGGGTAAAAGTTTCTTCAAATTATTTCAGAAGCAGAACTGAAATTGATCATCATTTAATATTgtgcaataataaaaaacgtataGTATTATAATGAAGTCAATCACTAGAACACTTACTATCTGTGGTTTCCCAGCTCAGGCCTCCCACAAAAAGCTTTCTGTAAGCACAcaacaaaattatcaaaatgagAAAGCACAAAGGGACAAAATTGCCTCAATTTAGAAACTgacttaaaaattacaatttaacattAACACTATGCAGTACTTGTTTACAGTACTTTACAGCTACATTTTGTTACAAACAAACTCCAAGCACTGCGGCAAAACAAATTCAGAAACCTGtaagttacaaaaattaaactgCAAAATTTAACATTATCAAGACAACGAGAAATGAAAAACAAGAATGTTACAGTGATATCGCAAGATTTGAAATTGGCAAGTGTGAACGAGGCCCAAAGTTAAGTGGCCAAGACAATCTAGTCAGTTTGGTCGTTGTTTTACTTTAGTGTGAGCCCTTGCGGATATATACCATGACGTCCTCCGGCGGCAGCTGCGGCGGCGGCGCAGGCTCACACCTGCAGAGAGACAGGGCGTTAGTAGCGCTCCAAACTGACCGCGGCGCCGAGGGCCGATCACCCGACGCCTTCCTCGGCGCCATAACGCCGTACGCACTACCACCGATTTAAAATCTTGCAAATTGCTAAATAATTAGTCCACGCCCGATAATTGACCGTAACATTCAATCCACTAATCGaatgtgaaaataaaaactgaTGCGAAAATCGATAACGGGACCGCGCCGGCGGGAAGTAAGAGTGACGCGCGAGTGACGCCATTTTACGACGAGCGGctacaaaatgaattttaataatattgtaacctGGAATTTAGCTGAAATAAGAACTATGACATTGACGACTTAATTGATTACGCGAAGAATCCACTGCaggaataaaaacattgaattttgaaaaaaccTCATGGATTAAAGTCGATTACAATGCCGATATTGATAATATGCCGGACCGACGCCGCCATTGCGGCAAGCATATTAATTACTGTGAACATAAATTTACAACGCAAAAAGCGATTTTATGtttgaatagttaatattttacttagatTATACTATATTACACTTTACTAATATCGTAATATAAAATCAACGGTTTTACCTGTCGTCATCGCGTCCTGGAGCATCTGCACTGTTATGTTCTTGGCCATCACCGCCACCGTTTTCCGCATTTCCATTCACTTGATTTTCAGTAACGTCTTGTGCAAAATTATCGTTATTTgccattattattactatatttagaCTTAAAGTAACAATAAACTAAATCTAAGGTCTAAATACGACCTTCAACGCTGAATGCCAAATGCAGAAGAATGAAAGAGGGCGTATGATGAGTCGGCGCGAACTATTCCGTAATGTTGGCTAATAGCAGAGAGACGCGCTTTTTTGCGGATATTTTCATCCCTTCTACGATTGCAGCCAATAAGAAACGAGGAGTAGCTATGAGGTCAATGGCACGTACTGGTATCAACAAGGatgcaataacaaataatacCAAGTATAAGTGAGAAGCATACATTTGGCAATTAATCAATAGTTTTACCAACCTTAAGATAAAAATGCCGCCTATAGCTATGAATAATATCGTCCAGAAATATATACGAACAAATTATTAGatgactttttattatttaataatgttaaagaaACAAGTATTCTTGGTTGGATgaactattaataattacaattgaaataagtatatttagttTAAGTTATCAATTTCAACTCTTGATAATTATTTGAGTGGACAATGGTTATAAATTGTAActaagtacaaaaaatataatttctaaaaagtaaatattgtgtatttaccattactttaataaaatttattaaaataccaatAGATGATTGGTCTCTTCATAATTCGTAATAATGCTTATTTTGGATATTAACAAATGTAATTAGCTTTTTACGGGTTGCAACACCATAACTAAATTGACACCGAACGGTGAGGTAGGCTCTTTTTCTGTTTTCAGTACTTATTTATCCTGAAAATTACGCGATTTTCGTGACGATTCGTTGCAGATTACACCACTTTGATGcctataatttattaaggtacgtttttaattgttattgtttacaaaataacactGGCAGTGCAATATTTTGGTTGTCGGCAGAAAGATTTCGTTCGATAGGTTAAAGCCCTGGTGTTTCTATATTATATCAACTAAACGAATTTTGTGTACGTATAAGCAATATATAGAAGAGATTTaggttttcaatataaaaataaccagACAAAGTTGTGCAGTAGAAGATGCGTTAAGCCGGGCATGTTAAATATTAGACGACATCGCCATGCGTGGTTTGACAAAACCCAGGATAATCAAGTGTATCGAGTAGACTGAAACAGTTGATTATTCGTTCGATAAGTCTTAAACTTAcactgtaattataatatttgttgatgCTTGCTAATAGATGCATCAAAcaagatattaatttatgaaaacaaatattctCTTAAATCTTTCTAGTTTTTCTAAGTCTTAGGAAAATAAATCGAAATGAggtaaattaactaaaaaaataacactcaTTAGTGGtagtagataaatatatacatatatatttttaaataatttaattttaaaatataattttgaattaacaGTTTAATAATGACTGGTACTAGAGAGaaagaataacaaaataaacaatgtatTTGATATGTTACACATTCATTAATTTGTGacaataagtttaaattaactatttgaGTGATTTTaatgaagtatataaaattgtttctttactatttacatgaaatataaatattataatattaataaagttatagaTCAAGCTGTTTTCACtgtgttacaaaataattaaaaccacCTGTGGTTTTAAATTGCatgtagatttaaaaaaaaactgcaaatgTAGTAACAATGACTAATCTGTGtaagataatattttcttttatatttttatagtggtAAGggactatttaattttaatttgaggGATaaatgagccagtataattacaattatgtaTGCAATATAGTAGTTCTCAAGCATAGTAGTGCATTAATAGCTGTCAGGAAGACataatgtttcttacagtgccactGTCTGGGCTGTTTGGCAACTCACCATGAGAAGACCTATTTGGTCCTCCgcttttcaactttaaaaatacataaataaaaactaactaattcttatatttactttgtattgatttttttatttctgtagtTAGTTATGTCTTAATATGATCTCGGACTTCTTTGATCCCAATGAGagtataatttcaaaatgaatCATCTCTGATGCATTGTCACATGTTCTTATACCTCAATCTaattccttactaatattatactataaatgaTAAACTAACTCTATATCTGTTATTCATTCAGATTTACACCATTAaagcaattataattaaattttgttgcgAGAAGGTAGTAAAAAACttacaaattatgatattaaaaagtttttgaaaacatgattatttaattagttttagtcATAGGAGAAAAAATAGTCAGGCCTCAGTCAAGACAGAAATGTGAAAACTAAAACTTGGGCTTTTCactagaaataataaacaagtgATTTCAAGGTTGTGTTGACTTGTCTCTGAATAAAAGCTTTTGCACTGATACTATGGGCTAGCCATATGATGCATGCAGCCAAGAAAGTAAACACTCGATGCTAAGAATGCAATGCAATAACACTAttctaaagtaattaaaataataataattgtgataCAAATAATGAGCTGCACTGAATATCTTCAGCCATATCTTtgccttattaatattatgtatttagtaaGTTCTTGGTagtttgaaaatgttattaaattaataaattaaaccagaACATGGTATGACTGTTCCTATGCGTACGATAACTTTGATAGTTGTATGTCAATCAAGTAAGAGGTATTGTTGTTTAGGTAGcttcaaatataatacatttattataatatattggttactttattttttgagCGTTTCGACAAACAATttctataacaataatatttttacttaaaattacatttgaatCCTGCTGATTAGATAAAAATGACTAACTAAATATTACTAACGGATATTGAACAAAGACAATGAATGACAAGAGCAATGTTTCAGGGCAGCGTATAGCGGAGGGCTGTATCGGCGCAGTGATAACAACAGCGATGGTAATGGAGGCGTCCCCGTCCCCGCAGAGCGTCGGCCGCGAGTTTGTCCGCCAGTACTACACACTGCTCAACAAGGCGCCGGCACATCTGCATAGGTGAAtctttagaatatattattgcaCTGGAGACAAAAACCATCACATAAGCCTAATGCTTCTTGCATTAGGCTCATGTCATGTCATCAAGCTTTTCGCATAATTGTAAAAACCGCCATCCActaaatttagtattatagGAATCATAACAATAGGAACATAGTAGGATGTTCCTGCCCACTGACTAGTTACAAGTCACGTGTATCCATCAACTATCTGCAGGTGTGCGTGTTTGttctcttattttattaaaatattaggtaaCATCTCATCGATCTGAATCAAATAGCTTGCTCTCTTTCGTTTCATTTTGTTCATTCAATTTTTTCaacaactttaataaaatttaagtaaacttTTATGCttctaatacaatattaatattttttatttactaacatgtttaaaaaaacatttaacgaAGATAACCTTTTTGATCCAAGTTATACCTCTTGGAACATATAGAATTCAAATATTTCTTTCCACTGTGAtctttacaaaataatgttaattattatacaaactgCTCTACTTTGGGGAAACAAAACAGacattgttttcaatttataaaagatttgtTTAGCATTTCAAATATGCAAAACATTAAgcattgcaaatatttattgaatgatgtttttttatagtataggtaggcggaccacctgatggtggcGCATACGGTCGTCcatataagtggtcaccaacgcccatagacattggcattgtaagaaatgtaaaccaacgcttacatcgccagtgcgccaccaacctttgttACCAaccaactaagattttatgtcccttgtgcctgtaattatagaAAGCAGATGTTTAGCAAAAATGATGTCTGTcatttatgacattttttttaagttacattgcaatttacaatttttgttcGTATATtctggctatatatatatatatatatataatctaaaagattgtcctgagGCACTGTACCCGCGACGCTGCCACTATATGTCCTGAGGCACTGTACCCGCGACGCTGCCGCTATATGTCCTGAGGCACTGTACCCGCGACGCTGCCACTATATGTCCTGAGGCACTGTACCCGCGACGCTGCCG encodes the following:
- the LOC126772762 gene encoding RNA-binding protein squid isoform X5 → MANNDNFAQDVTENQVNGNAENGGGDGQEHNSADAPGRDDDRKLFVGGLSWETTDKELRDHFSAYGEIESINVKTDPNTGRSRGFAFIVFKAPDSIDKVMAAGDHTINNKKVDPKKAKARHGKIFVGGLSSEISDEEIKSFFNNFGTVIDVEMPFDKTKNQRKGFCFITFESEQVVNELLKTPKQTIGGKEVDVKRATPKPDGPGGMGGRGGRGGRGARGGRGGRGGYGGQGAWGNQGYGGYGYGQGGYGGGYDGYGYGGYGYDGYGGYGGYDYSGYPNYDYGGYGGYEGGYGARAAPRGKAGYQGGKQRGGGGGRANQRHQPY
- the LOC126772762 gene encoding RNA-binding protein squid isoform X3; this translates as MANNDNFAQDVTENQVNGNAENGGGDGQEHNSADAPGRDDDRKLFVGGLSWETTDKELRDHFSAYGEIESINVKTDPNTGRSRGFAFIVFKAPDSIDKVMAAGDHTINNKKVDPKKAKARHGKIFVGGLSSEISDEEIKSFFNNFGTVIDVEMPFDKTKNQRKGFCFITFESEQVVNELLKTPKQTIGGKEVDVKRATPKPDGPGGMGGRGGRGGRGARGGRGGRGGYGGQGAWGNQGYGGYGYGQGGYGGGYDGYGYGGYGYDGYGGYGGYDYSGYPNYDYGGYGGYEGGYGARAAPRGKEGRQAEGRSDAGYQGGKQRGGGGGRANQRHQPY
- the LOC126772762 gene encoding RNA-binding protein squid isoform X4 produces the protein MANNDNFAQDVTENQVNGNAENGGGDGQEHNSADAPGRDDDRKLFVGGLSWETTDKELRDHFSAYGEIESINVKTDPNTGRSRGFAFIVFKAPDSIDKVMAAGDHTINNKKVDPKKAKARHGKIFVGGLSSEISDEEIKSFFNNFGTVIDVEMPFDKTKNQRKGFCFITFESEQVVNELLKTPKQTIGGKEVDVKRATPKPDGPGGMGGRGGRGGRGARGGRGGRGGYGGQGAWGNQGYGGYGYGQGGYGGGYDGYGYGGYGYDGYGGYGGYDYSGYPNYDYGGYGGYEGGYGARAAPRGKEGRQAEGRSDGYQGGKQRGGGGGRANQRHQPY
- the LOC126772762 gene encoding RNA-binding protein squid isoform X8; the protein is MANNDNFAQDVTENQVNGNAENGGGDGQEHNSADAPGRDDDRKLFVGGLSWETTDKELRDHFSAYGEIESINVKTDPNTGRSRGFAFIVFKAPDSIDKVMAAGDHTINNKKVDPKKAKARHGKIFVGGLSSEISDEEIKSFFNNFGTVIDVEMPFDKTKNQRKGFCFITFESEQVVNELLKTPKQTIGGKEVDVKRATPKPDGPGGMGGRGGRGGRGARGGRGGRGGYGGQGAWGNQGYGGYGYGQGGYGGGYDGYGYGGYGYDGYGGYGGYDYSGYPNYETEGRQAEGRSDGYQGGKQRGGGGGRANQRHQPY
- the LOC126772762 gene encoding RNA-binding protein squid isoform X13, producing the protein MANNDNFAQDVTENQVNGNAENGGGDGQEHNSADAPGRDDDRKLFVGGLSWETTDKELRDHFSAYGEIESINVKTDPNTGRSRGFAFIVFKAPDSIDKVMAAGDHTINNKKVDPKKAKARHGKIFVGGLSSEISDEEIKSFFNNFGTVIDVEMPFDKTKNQRKGFCFITFESEQVVNELLKTPKQTIGGKEVDVKRATPKPDGPGGMGGRGGRGGRGARGGRGGRGGYGGQGAWGNQGYGGYGYGQGGYGGGYDGYGYGGYGYDGYGGYGGYDYSGYPNYAGYQGGKQRGGGGGRANQRHQPY